In one Brevibacillus choshinensis genomic region, the following are encoded:
- a CDS encoding APC family permease, with amino-acid sequence MASQEAKLKKVLGLGDTLGIAVGQIIGAGIMSLTGVAIGMTGTGVVMAFVLSSIFTLFKVMPTAVMGATIPTTGGFYRYSSRLLSPKLGFFWLLLFLVTNLTVALYALSFADYLQSLFPTVPIKPVAFIMLTVFYVTNLVGVKVAAIAEKIMVVILVLSLGLFIAWGVPEVNYSVFNTREMFPGGISGFLSAVALLSFATGGAQYVAELGGEMKNPGRDIPLTIITTTIGVGILYALMAAVASSVLPVAEVANKPLTDVARTILPGPLFIFFIIGGAMFALATTLNAQLSWATKGILIACEDGWLPKKLGTVSSKFGTPFWILTLFYLIGIIPIVTGLSLKSIASLGSGIGFFANLIPLVAATQMPKKYPELYNKSKFKFKPKTLNLIVVIAVILSLVQGYLLLKNLTAGLLVGVFIYIVCAAIYVMIAGKNQKMKTKESLGFSAEQEQEPPANVKAL; translated from the coding sequence ATGGCTAGTCAAGAAGCGAAGCTGAAGAAAGTGTTGGGACTGGGAGATACATTGGGCATCGCCGTAGGTCAAATCATCGGAGCGGGGATTATGTCCCTCACCGGGGTCGCCATCGGCATGACTGGAACCGGCGTGGTAATGGCATTTGTTCTTTCATCGATCTTTACGCTGTTTAAGGTGATGCCCACTGCAGTTATGGGCGCAACCATTCCAACTACAGGGGGATTTTATCGCTACTCCAGCCGTCTCTTATCTCCAAAACTTGGTTTCTTCTGGTTGTTGCTGTTTTTGGTAACAAACTTGACTGTTGCCCTGTATGCGCTCTCGTTTGCTGATTACTTGCAAAGCCTGTTCCCCACGGTCCCGATTAAGCCTGTCGCGTTTATCATGTTGACGGTGTTCTACGTCACTAACCTAGTCGGAGTAAAAGTTGCTGCGATCGCGGAAAAAATCATGGTGGTCATCTTGGTACTTTCTCTTGGGTTGTTCATTGCCTGGGGAGTACCGGAAGTCAATTATTCCGTGTTTAACACGAGGGAAATGTTCCCAGGGGGAATCAGCGGATTTCTCTCAGCGGTTGCCTTGCTGTCCTTTGCTACCGGCGGTGCCCAATATGTAGCCGAACTCGGCGGGGAGATGAAAAACCCGGGCAGGGATATCCCGTTGACGATCATCACGACGACGATTGGGGTCGGCATCTTGTACGCATTAATGGCGGCTGTAGCCTCAAGTGTATTACCGGTTGCGGAAGTAGCAAATAAGCCGTTGACCGATGTGGCCAGAACGATCCTGCCCGGACCGCTCTTCATCTTCTTTATCATCGGCGGAGCGATGTTTGCGCTGGCCACTACGTTAAATGCTCAACTGTCTTGGGCAACCAAAGGGATCCTGATTGCCTGTGAAGACGGCTGGTTACCGAAAAAATTGGGCACGGTCAGCAGCAAATTCGGCACACCCTTCTGGATCTTGACACTGTTTTATCTGATCGGAATCATCCCAATTGTTACTGGACTGTCCCTGAAGTCAATCGCATCATTGGGGAGCGGAATTGGTTTCTTTGCCAATCTCATCCCTTTGGTCGCTGCCACCCAAATGCCGAAAAAATACCCGGAATTATACAACAAATCCAAATTCAAATTCAAGCCAAAGACGTTAAATCTGATTGTCGTCATTGCTGTGATTTTGTCCTTGGTTCAAGGGTACCTGCTGCTTAAAAACTTGACAGCTGGTCTGCTTGTCGGGGTGTTTATCTACATCGTCTGCGCGGCCATTTACGTGATGATTGCGGGGAAAAACCAAAAAATGAAAACAAAAGAGTCTCTCGGTTTTTCTGCAGAGCAGGAACAAGAACCACCTGCTAACGTAAAGGCCTTATAA
- a CDS encoding carboxymuconolactone decarboxylase family protein, with translation MSNDSLYKKSYSVRLSELGKLAPATFRAFGAFNQQALSAGALSAKLKELIAVAVAHVTGCPYCIEAHVKKIKELEASKEEMTEAIMVATALKAGSAMAHGANALQAYDETGEDDLYTLSSMKRLKEFREENAELFRSYLAFSHQAMKPGLLSQKEKECIAVAIAHVTGCAYCIDGHTKMAKKLGVTMEELTEAIFVATALKAGSALAHSINALNAYDE, from the coding sequence ATGAGCAATGACAGTTTGTACAAAAAATCGTATAGCGTGAGACTTTCGGAATTGGGAAAGCTGGCACCTGCAACCTTTAGAGCGTTTGGCGCTTTTAACCAACAGGCTTTGTCCGCAGGGGCACTGTCGGCGAAATTAAAAGAGTTGATCGCCGTGGCGGTAGCCCACGTAACGGGTTGCCCGTATTGTATCGAGGCTCATGTCAAGAAAATAAAAGAACTAGAGGCATCAAAAGAAGAGATGACGGAAGCGATCATGGTAGCGACGGCGCTTAAAGCGGGGTCTGCGATGGCTCACGGGGCAAATGCGCTGCAGGCGTACGACGAAACAGGGGAAGACGACCTTTACACGCTGTCGAGCATGAAGAGACTGAAGGAGTTTCGGGAGGAAAACGCTGAATTGTTCCGTTCCTATCTGGCATTCAGCCACCAGGCGATGAAGCCCGGTCTGTTAAGCCAAAAAGAGAAGGAATGCATTGCCGTGGCGATAGCCCATGTCACCGGATGCGCCTATTGCATCGATGGCCATACGAAGATGGCGAAAAAGCTGGGAGTAACGATGGAAGAACTGACCGAAGCCATTTTTGTCGCCACTGCGTTAAAGGCTGGTTCAGCACTCGCACATAGTATCAATGCCCTTAATGCCTACGACGAATAG
- a CDS encoding MFS transporter, with protein MKIPKTFASLGFRNYRFLWFSTALANSGQYAFTVAASWLIFSLSNSTALVGAAVFATMIPGVLFGPIIGVLVDRFDRRRLLSIALFFNACNTGCLALLGSMGAVAPGGVIASAFFLGISFNLQMTCTNAIMPDLIPKTALFNATALQGSVQHGAGFLGSALASPLLVLVGPFAVFSLCFLLYAAAGMQSLRIQTNQTPHAQSGTLRISSLFRPVIEGIVYMRKTPILALLMVMVGLHCLLTMAYTSLLPQFIRDDLTADSGIYGTLMMFIGLGAIVGNLSTASISTPRGQGILYIVMAIASGLSLVALGLTHTPLFAFIVGLTVGGSQAVFMAINLSFVLQRASDEYRGRVASVNFITASGAMAVGNFLYGSLSQTIPPKINMFITGGSFVVAVIVLLLISPTLRSFYQKSVLAKKKQVSSAV; from the coding sequence ATGAAGATTCCAAAAACCTTCGCTTCACTGGGGTTTCGAAACTACCGCTTTCTATGGTTTAGTACGGCCCTGGCCAATTCCGGACAATACGCTTTTACGGTTGCGGCCAGCTGGCTCATTTTTTCCCTTTCCAATTCAACGGCCTTGGTGGGAGCAGCCGTTTTCGCCACGATGATCCCGGGAGTCCTTTTTGGGCCTATCATCGGCGTATTGGTGGACCGCTTTGATCGCCGTCGTTTGTTGTCGATCGCATTATTTTTCAACGCATGCAACACCGGTTGTTTGGCGCTGCTCGGCAGCATGGGGGCAGTTGCTCCTGGGGGCGTGATTGCGAGCGCGTTTTTCTTGGGGATTTCCTTTAACCTGCAAATGACTTGCACGAATGCAATCATGCCTGACCTGATCCCGAAGACTGCTCTATTCAATGCGACGGCGCTGCAGGGAAGCGTACAGCATGGAGCAGGATTTCTCGGATCAGCGTTGGCCAGTCCGCTGCTCGTTTTAGTCGGGCCATTCGCCGTATTCTCTCTATGCTTTTTGTTGTACGCGGCAGCAGGTATGCAATCGCTCAGGATTCAAACAAATCAAACGCCGCACGCTCAGTCAGGGACTCTGCGCATCAGCAGCCTGTTTCGTCCTGTCATAGAGGGGATTGTTTACATGAGGAAGACACCGATACTTGCCCTCTTGATGGTGATGGTGGGATTGCATTGTTTATTAACAATGGCATATACCTCTCTATTGCCACAGTTTATTCGGGATGACCTGACCGCCGACAGCGGGATTTACGGGACCCTCATGATGTTTATCGGATTGGGGGCGATCGTCGGGAATCTGAGTACTGCATCGATCTCCACACCACGAGGGCAGGGTATCCTGTATATCGTCATGGCGATAGCAAGCGGACTCTCCTTGGTTGCCTTAGGACTTACCCATACACCGTTGTTTGCCTTCATTGTTGGACTTACCGTAGGCGGATCTCAGGCAGTATTCATGGCGATTAACCTGTCATTTGTCTTGCAACGGGCAAGTGACGAGTATCGAGGACGTGTGGCTAGCGTGAATTTCATTACAGCTTCCGGAGCCATGGCTGTCGGGAACTTTTTATACGGATCGCTTAGCCAGACCATTCCGCCGAAAATCAACATGTTCATCACTGGTGGCAGTTTCGTCGTTGCGGTCATTGTCCTGTTGCTTATTTCTCCCACATTGCGGTCCTTTTATCAGAAATCCGTTCTGGCCAAGAAAAAACAGGTTTCCAGCGCTGTTTGA
- a CDS encoding MalY/PatB family protein, whose amino-acid sequence MRYDFDKVINRFQTASIKWDESENLFGEKDLIPMWVADMDFMAPAPVIEAMKERVEHGIFGYTLRPESYYEAVIGWMKRRHQWSVQKEWICHCPGVVPALNYIVQAFTQPGDKVVIQPPVYYPFTNVVEGNGRQVVHNPLRYENGSYMMDFDDLQRKMDPDVKLLILCNPHNPGGRVWTREELTELGNICIRNNVHIVSDEIHGDLVLKGHTHTPFAAISKEFAENSIVCTAPSKTFNLAGLQASNIIIPNETYREIFQATMNTLAIRLTNTFGVVATESAYRYGDEWLDQLLEYLQQNLDFLTEYVEKRINGIKVIKPEATYLVWLDCRELGMDTETLQEFILKQAKVAVNQGFTFGLGGEGFIRMNIACPRSVLEEGLSRIEKAVNSCRGAIK is encoded by the coding sequence ATGCGCTACGACTTTGATAAGGTAATCAATCGATTCCAAACGGCTTCTATTAAATGGGATGAATCGGAGAATTTGTTTGGGGAAAAAGACCTAATCCCCATGTGGGTGGCAGATATGGATTTTATGGCTCCCGCCCCTGTCATTGAAGCGATGAAAGAAAGAGTCGAACATGGAATATTTGGCTACACATTGAGACCGGAGTCCTATTACGAAGCCGTGATTGGCTGGATGAAGAGAAGGCATCAGTGGTCCGTACAAAAAGAGTGGATTTGTCATTGCCCTGGAGTGGTCCCGGCGCTGAATTATATCGTGCAAGCCTTTACCCAACCAGGAGATAAAGTGGTGATTCAACCGCCCGTATACTATCCATTCACTAATGTCGTCGAAGGAAACGGACGGCAAGTCGTCCACAATCCGCTTCGCTATGAAAATGGCAGCTATATGATGGATTTCGACGACTTGCAAAGGAAAATGGACCCTGACGTCAAGCTGCTGATCCTGTGCAATCCGCATAATCCAGGGGGGAGGGTCTGGACGCGAGAAGAGCTTACCGAACTGGGGAACATCTGCATCCGGAACAATGTTCATATCGTTTCTGATGAAATTCACGGTGACCTTGTATTGAAAGGCCACACGCATACTCCATTTGCCGCCATCTCGAAGGAATTTGCCGAGAACAGCATCGTCTGTACAGCTCCCAGCAAAACGTTTAACCTGGCAGGTCTGCAAGCATCTAACATCATCATTCCGAATGAAACATACAGAGAAATATTTCAGGCGACCATGAACACGCTGGCTATACGTTTGACAAATACCTTTGGCGTAGTGGCAACTGAAAGCGCATACAGATACGGCGACGAATGGCTGGACCAGCTTTTGGAATACCTGCAGCAAAATCTTGATTTTCTGACCGAATATGTCGAGAAGAGGATTAACGGCATCAAGGTGATCAAACCGGAAGCCACCTACCTCGTCTGGCTGGATTGCCGAGAGCTAGGCATGGATACGGAGACCCTTCAGGAGTTTATTCTGAAGCAGGCCAAGGTAGCTGTAAATCAGGGCTTTACCTTCGGGTTGGGTGGAGAAGGATTTATCCGGATGAATATTGCCTGTCCTCGGTCCGTGTTGGAAGAGGGTCTTAGCAGAATTGAAAAGGCGGTCAACAGTTGCAGAGGCGCAATTAAATAA
- a CDS encoding helix-turn-helix transcriptional regulator, giving the protein MKSQLINYVPLVEFLGSVLGSHCEIVLHDVSNIEKSIVAIKNSHVSNRKVGGSLTDLALQILKEKSYLEKDFLINYSGKTKDGKIVRSSTFFIKDDMGNVAGMLCINMDISAMVETRNLLDEMIQGVFSVSPNGLNLEGKNLESASSPIEDLHTSIEDLTTSIILKALSEMEIPPDRMSPEEKMKVIQRLSEKGVFLIKGSVSEVAKHLKTSEATVYRYISKIES; this is encoded by the coding sequence ATGAAATCCCAGCTTATTAACTATGTTCCGCTGGTTGAATTTTTAGGAAGTGTATTAGGAAGTCACTGCGAAATCGTTCTTCACGACGTAAGTAATATTGAAAAATCAATAGTGGCGATCAAAAACAGCCATGTAAGCAACAGGAAAGTCGGCGGTTCTTTGACGGATCTGGCGCTGCAAATATTAAAGGAAAAATCCTATTTGGAGAAAGACTTTCTGATTAACTATTCCGGTAAAACGAAAGACGGAAAGATCGTTCGCTCATCGACTTTTTTCATTAAGGACGACATGGGGAACGTTGCCGGCATGCTCTGTATCAACATGGACATCAGCGCAATGGTTGAGACCAGAAACCTCCTGGATGAAATGATTCAGGGTGTGTTTTCCGTATCGCCAAACGGATTGAATTTGGAAGGGAAGAATTTGGAGAGTGCAAGCAGTCCGATTGAGGATCTGCATACGTCGATCGAGGATCTCACCACATCGATCATCTTGAAAGCGCTTTCTGAAATGGAAATCCCTCCGGATAGAATGTCTCCTGAGGAAAAAATGAAAGTGATCCAAAGGTTGTCAGAAAAAGGGGTCTTCTTAATCAAAGGATCTGTTTCGGAAGTCGCTAAGCATTTGAAGACGTCAGAAGCCACAGTCTACAGGTACATTAGTAAAATCGAATCTTAA